One stretch of Planococcus sp. PAMC 21323 DNA includes these proteins:
- a CDS encoding DMT family transporter produces the protein MNKWKIYGILTAVMIVWGFNLSAVKYMLGYVDPVTLTAFRILLAGLSVMAILASIKMLRWPAKSEWKFIVLGSLLNVVAHHYFLSSGLSITTGSNAGLILGTGPMLTAVLVSLIMRNYPSKLQWLGVVVGFAGVAATVMVGSGATSGLNVGDIFVFISILAQVLSYIVIANAARTLDPRILTGYMFVIGSLVLFIISLVQEPGEIAAFAAAPTSFWIAFVFSAMLGTAVGHMLYNYSIGQAGPTKAAIFMNLNTLFSLVGASVLLNEKITSGHIFGLVLIVIGVLFGSGAAEDILKKRKKRLSP, from the coding sequence TTGAATAAATGGAAAATTTACGGCATCTTAACGGCTGTAATGATTGTTTGGGGCTTTAATTTATCAGCCGTCAAATACATGTTGGGATACGTAGATCCGGTTACCTTAACAGCTTTTCGTATTTTATTAGCGGGATTATCCGTAATGGCTATACTCGCAAGTATAAAAATGTTACGTTGGCCCGCCAAAAGTGAATGGAAGTTTATTGTTCTCGGCTCGCTACTCAATGTTGTGGCCCATCATTATTTCTTATCCAGTGGTTTGTCGATCACGACCGGCTCAAATGCAGGATTGATTTTAGGGACGGGACCGATGTTAACGGCGGTGCTCGTTTCGCTCATTATGCGCAATTACCCTTCTAAACTGCAATGGCTCGGAGTGGTCGTTGGCTTTGCTGGAGTCGCGGCTACTGTAATGGTTGGCAGTGGGGCTACCTCAGGGTTAAACGTAGGGGATATCTTTGTTTTCATTTCTATATTAGCGCAAGTGTTGAGCTATATTGTCATCGCTAATGCAGCGCGTACACTCGACCCGCGCATTTTGACAGGCTATATGTTTGTAATTGGTTCACTCGTATTGTTTATCATTTCCCTCGTACAAGAACCAGGCGAAATTGCAGCATTCGCGGCAGCGCCAACGTCATTTTGGATCGCTTTTGTATTCTCGGCAATGCTCGGGACAGCAGTTGGCCATATGCTGTACAATTACTCAATTGGACAGGCAGGACCAACAAAAGCGGCGATTTTTATGAACTTGAACACCTTATTTTCATTAGTAGGAGCAAGTGTATTATTAAATGAAAAAATTACCTCTGGTCACATATTTGGATTAGTGCTCATTGTAATTGGTGTACTATTTGGTTCCGGCGCAGCAGAGGACATATTGAAGAAACGTAAAAAACGGCTCTCACCTTGA
- the panF gene encoding sodium/pantothenate symporter encodes MNYAVLVPMLAFLLIIFFIGYWSSRKLASSSNFISDYFLGGRELGGFVLAMTMVATYGSASSFLGGPGTAYTMGFGWVLLAMAQVVTGYFVLMILGKKYAIMARRYKAITMIDFLKARYNSTIVVLLSAFSIIVFLFSAMAAQWIGGARLVESLTGLSYNSALFLFAVSVLVYVTIGGFRAVALTDAVQGAVMLVGTLVLLIAVIIAGGGIPNIVNDLINENPNLVTPFGADGNLTAAYVSSFWILVGVGVVGLPQIAVRAMSYKNSRSMHRALIIGTFVTGFIMLNMHLIGVFARPVMPGIEIGDKVIPLIALETLPPWVAGIVLAAPMAAIMSTVDSLLLLVSSSIVKDVYLNYVKPDATIKTIKRISFGVTGILGIIVFLLALNPPELLIFLNLFAFGGLEAAFIWPIVLGLYWKWGNKYGAIASMATGIFSYIAIHFYNIENGNLLGVHTVTVPVLLSLVAFIVFSLLIERKAYQYNLK; translated from the coding sequence ATGAATTACGCGGTTTTAGTCCCGATGCTCGCTTTTTTATTAATTATCTTTTTTATCGGCTATTGGTCAAGCCGTAAACTGGCGAGTTCATCAAATTTTATTAGTGATTATTTTTTAGGTGGTCGTGAACTTGGTGGCTTTGTACTCGCTATGACAATGGTCGCGACATATGGCAGTGCATCTAGTTTTCTAGGTGGACCTGGAACGGCCTATACAATGGGATTCGGCTGGGTATTGCTCGCCATGGCCCAAGTGGTAACAGGCTATTTCGTGTTAATGATTCTCGGGAAGAAATACGCCATCATGGCGCGTCGCTATAAAGCGATTACGATGATTGATTTTTTGAAAGCTCGATACAATAGTACGATTGTGGTGTTGCTGTCTGCTTTTAGTATTATCGTCTTCTTGTTTTCAGCGATGGCTGCACAATGGATTGGCGGCGCACGTCTCGTCGAATCTTTAACGGGCTTATCGTATAATTCGGCCTTGTTCTTATTTGCAGTGAGTGTGCTGGTGTATGTAACCATCGGGGGATTCCGTGCAGTTGCCCTAACGGATGCAGTGCAAGGAGCGGTCATGCTCGTTGGGACACTGGTTTTATTGATTGCAGTCATTATCGCAGGTGGCGGTATACCAAACATCGTCAATGATTTGATCAATGAAAACCCAAACTTGGTGACGCCATTTGGTGCAGACGGTAATTTAACGGCAGCTTACGTATCATCATTTTGGATTCTTGTTGGTGTCGGCGTTGTTGGCTTGCCGCAAATTGCGGTGCGCGCCATGTCGTATAAAAATTCGCGTTCGATGCACCGTGCATTAATTATCGGTACGTTTGTTACCGGGTTTATTATGCTCAATATGCATTTAATCGGTGTTTTTGCACGTCCCGTAATGCCAGGAATTGAAATTGGTGATAAAGTTATTCCGCTCATCGCACTTGAAACTTTGCCGCCGTGGGTTGCAGGAATCGTACTCGCTGCTCCAATGGCTGCGATTATGTCTACAGTCGATTCTCTATTACTACTTGTTAGTTCGTCGATTGTAAAAGACGTTTACTTGAATTACGTGAAACCCGATGCCACGATCAAAACCATTAAACGGATTTCGTTTGGCGTTACCGGTATACTAGGCATAATTGTTTTCTTGCTGGCCTTAAATCCACCAGAGCTGCTTATTTTCTTGAATTTATTCGCGTTTGGTGGACTAGAAGCGGCATTTATTTGGCCGATTGTTCTCGGTTTGTATTGGAAATGGGGCAATAAATATGGAGCGATTGCTTCAATGGCAACGGGGATATTCAGCTATATTGCGATCCATTTTTACAATATCGAAAATGGCAATTTATTGGGCGTACATACGGTAACGGTGCCTGTGTTATTGTCACTCGTAGCCTTTATCGTCTTTAGCTTATTAATCGAAAGAAAAGCTTATCAATACAATTTAAAATAA
- a CDS encoding YhdT family protein: MEETDWRFKIAHREAWIGVGLAIFNFVWWFGFAYGLGSRPVEEYSYVFGLPDWFFYSCVVGFLLISVLVVVIVKFFFVEVPFDEEEDVR, encoded by the coding sequence ATGGAAGAAACGGATTGGCGTTTTAAAATAGCTCATCGAGAAGCATGGATTGGCGTTGGTTTGGCCATTTTTAATTTTGTTTGGTGGTTTGGTTTTGCTTACGGTTTAGGTTCGCGTCCAGTTGAAGAATATAGTTATGTCTTCGGCTTGCCAGATTGGTTTTTTTATAGTTGCGTGGTCGGCTTTTTACTGATTTCCGTGTTAGTTGTCGTCATCGTGAAGTTCTTCTTTGTAGAAGTACCATTTGATGAAGAGGAGGACGTTCGATGA
- a CDS encoding DUF2187 family protein produces MAFQPHEKEVSEFVAARYIGEWISFTRNGVDVNGTIFKIMDNSVIVEISPEDAKEIGAASNMTVISHKKYRIIEA; encoded by the coding sequence ATGGCTTTCCAACCCCATGAAAAAGAAGTATCAGAATTCGTAGCAGCACGCTACATAGGCGAATGGATTTCTTTCACTCGTAACGGAGTCGATGTTAACGGCACCATTTTTAAAATTATGGACAACTCGGTGATTGTTGAAATTTCACCAGAAGACGCAAAAGAAATTGGTGCGGCATCCAACATGACCGTAATTTCACATAAGAAATACCGTATTATCGAAGCATAA
- a CDS encoding C40 family peptidase translates to MNSLLQTESTAWVCNVPVGTVWTAPEKVRPVDAQGLAEHPNMNNWLQSMSWEDKQDLISSNRIQTQLLYGEPVLIEEVVDDWAKIVALWQPCQKDERGYPGWVHVSQLKEVGNLTELGYARVVQNKAQLWTENFKPLKVVPFNTMLPVKEVGDFIRLQTPDGDALIMTDAVEIVSAYNQSPNGSGLDIANLGAKFLDLPYLWAGMSSYGFDCSGLTYNLMKANGIIISRDAVDQVLDGNRVDPWSVDSWHIGDLLFFAHEEGKGKIHHVGVYYGNGLMLHAPKPGKSVEIIELARTKHEVELCAVRRFVEME, encoded by the coding sequence GTGAACAGTTTGTTGCAGACAGAATCCACGGCTTGGGTATGCAATGTTCCAGTTGGAACCGTTTGGACAGCACCAGAAAAGGTGCGTCCAGTTGATGCACAAGGACTTGCAGAACACCCTAATATGAACAATTGGCTGCAAAGTATGAGCTGGGAAGACAAGCAAGACTTGATTAGTAGTAACCGAATCCAAACGCAACTTCTTTACGGGGAACCTGTGTTGATTGAGGAAGTAGTGGACGACTGGGCGAAAATCGTTGCGCTTTGGCAACCATGCCAAAAAGATGAGCGCGGCTATCCAGGTTGGGTGCATGTTAGTCAACTGAAAGAAGTCGGAAACTTAACGGAACTTGGCTATGCTCGCGTTGTGCAGAATAAAGCACAATTGTGGACAGAAAACTTTAAGCCGCTAAAAGTGGTGCCATTTAATACGATGTTACCGGTCAAAGAAGTTGGCGATTTTATTCGACTGCAAACGCCCGATGGTGATGCGTTAATTATGACAGATGCTGTGGAAATCGTTAGTGCTTATAACCAAAGTCCAAATGGAAGCGGATTAGACATCGCCAATCTTGGAGCGAAGTTTTTGGATTTGCCTTATTTATGGGCAGGGATGTCGAGTTATGGATTTGATTGTTCAGGGCTTACATATAATTTAATGAAAGCAAATGGTATTATCATTTCACGTGATGCTGTGGACCAAGTGCTAGATGGAAACAGAGTGGATCCATGGAGCGTCGACTCTTGGCACATTGGCGATTTATTGTTTTTTGCTCACGAGGAAGGCAAAGGGAAAATCCATCACGTCGGCGTTTATTATGGCAATGGCTTAATGCTCCATGCCCCGAAACCCGGAAAGTCCGTTGAAATTATTGAACTCGCAAGAACAAAGCATGAGGTGGAGTTATGTGCAGTTCGCCGATTTGTGGAAATGGAATAA